GTTCAAGATTGGAGATCACCAGGATATATTTATTCTAAAAtctttttggttgtttcAGCAGCTTTATTTAATggattttcatttttcaaagctAAAAATAACATGCAAGgtttacaaaatcaaatgtttTCGGTGTTTATGTTTTTCATTCCATTCAATACTTTGGTGCAACAAATGTTACCATACTTTGTGAAGCAACGTGATGTTTATGAAGTGAGAGAAGCTCCATCAAGAACATTCAGTTGGTTTGCATTTATTGCCGGTCAAATTACATCAGAAATTCCTTATCAAGTTGCCGTTGGTACCATAGCATTTTTCTGTTGGTATTATCCATTAGGATTGTATAATAATGCTACACCAACTGATTCTGTCAATCCTCGAGGTGTTTTAATGTGGATGCTTGTTACTGCATTTTATGTTTACACAGCAACCATGGGTCAATTATGTATGTCTTTCAGTGAATTAGCTGATAATGCTGCCAATTTGGCTACATTGTTATTTACTATGTGTTTGAATTTCTGTGGTGTTTTAGCTGGTCCTGATGTATTACCAGGATTTTGGATTTTCATGTACAGATGTAATCCATTCACTTATTTGGTTCAAGCTATGCTTTCTACTGGATTAGCTAACACTTTTGTTAAATGTGCTGAACGTGAATATGTTTCAGTTAAACCACCAAATGGTGAATCTTGTTCTACTTATTTGGATCCATACATTAAATTTGCTGGTGGGTATTTTGAAACTAGAAATGATGGATCTTGTGCATTCTGTCAAATGAGTTCCACCAATACTTTCTTGAAATCAGTTAATTCATTATACAGTGAAAGATGGAGAAATTTCGGTATTTTCATTGCTTTCATTGCTATTAATATCATTCTTACGGTGATCTTTTATTGGTTAGCTAGAGTTCCAAAGGGTAacagagagaaaaaaaataagaaataaattaaacagtttgttttttgacATGGTGGTATCTCAAACGTCTAAAATATAATAGACGTTTTTAgactattgttgttgttgttgttgtgtgtTAGAGTAATTATTTAtacataaatatatttatacctgttttttaatattaataatattagtaATTTGCATttagaaatgaaattatcattGTTATGTAGACGTGGTGGTTAGTGGTCATGTGGTTATGTTAGTTGAACGTGCTGGGTTAAGGATTGGATTATGCCGACTCTTCCGTTGCAAAATTGtgtattattgaattattggGAAAAAGTGTTTCTCATCTGTCAAAGAACAAACTCCTCGCCCCCCGCAAAAAAGAGcgcaaattttttttcgcaACTATAAATTTTCCTTACACAGTTATCGTATACTAACCATATCACGAAGTATCGAAAATTGATAAGAACAATAGAGGATAAGGAAATTtcattgtttgatttgttttatcaataattaacaactaaaaaaatgttgaaattataattagaaagaaaaagtgtTCCAAACCTTCAATGTACGTCCACCTATATACGCAAATGGTTAAGCAATATTATGATCTGACAAATAACAAATACCATGTGAAAAATCCATATATGGAGTTGtgcttattttttttgtttagtaAAAATAGAATACCACTTCCATAATTTCAAGTAAGACGCCAATATGTAGGTGATATTAATCATGTAATTTCATATCATAaccattatcaacaactaTACGGCACCAAAAAGTAACCAAAGGTGAATCCAACCACAAAACAcagagaagaagaagaagaaaaagaacaacaacaacaacaacaacaacaacaaatttgaaataaaagGAGGCTTATTGAATTCAACTTGGTGCCGTGTATCAAAACAACCACACTTTTGAAAACCTCCTTCCCAGTAAAACTGAAGTAGGATAGAGTAGTTCTCATTGGGAAAGGGGTATTACCATGATTGAAGAATAGTGaacaatatataaataaggCTGGATAACTTCTCTAAAATTATGGATTGGAACATTTctaattcaatcaattaacttccacacacacatacacatatatataacaaatgtttttaaaaaatatctttattgCTCTTGCTATTGCTTTATTAGCTGATGCTACTCCAACAactttcaacaattctCCAGGGTTTGTTGCTTTGAATTTTGATGTTATCAAAACTCATAAAAATGTTACTGGTCCCCAAGGTGAAATCAATACCAACGTCAACGTCAAGAGACAAACTGTTCCagttaaattaattaatgaacaAGTTAGTTATGCTTCTGATATTACTGTTGGTtccaataaacaaaaattaactgttgttattgataCTGGATCATCTGATTTATGGGTTCCTGATTCTCAAGTTTCATGTCAAGCTGGTCAAGGACAAGATCcaaatttttgtaaaaatgAAGGAACTTATTCCCCAAGTTCTTCAAGTAGTTCtcaaaatttgaatagTCCATTTAGTATTGAATATGGTGATGGAACTACTTCACAAGGGACATGGTATAAAGATACTATTGGATTTGGTGGTATTTCTATCACAAAGCAACAATTTGCCGATGTTACTAGTACATCAGTTGATCAAGGGATTTTAGGGATTGGTTATAAAACTCATGAAGCTGAAGGTAATTATGATAATGTTCCTGTGACTTTAAAAAATCAAGGAATTATTTCTAAAAATGCTTATTCACTTTATCTTAATTCAAGACAAGCCACTAGTGgacaaattatttttggtggtgttgaTAATGCTAAATATAGTGGGACATTGATTGCTTTACCAGTTACTTctgataatgaattaagAATTCATTTGAATACTGTAAAAGTTGCTGGACAATCCATTAAtgctgatgttgatgttttgTTGGATTCAGGTACTACCATTACTTATTTACAACAAGGTGTTGCTGATCAAGTGATTAGTGCTTTTAATGGTCAAGAAACTTATGATGCTAATGGTAATCTTTTCTATCTTGTTGATTGTAATTTGTCAGGATCAGTTGATTTTgcttttgataaaaatgcTAAAATTTCCGTTCCAGCTTCTGAATTTACTGCTCCATTATACACTGAAGATGGTCAAGTTTATGATCAATGTCAACTTCTTTTTGGAACTAGTGATTATAACATTCTTGGTGATAATTTCTTGAGATCAGCCTATATTGTTTATGATTTggatgataatgaaatttcatTAGCTCAAGTTAAGTATACTACTGCTTCTAACATTGCTGCTCTTACTTAGGGGGAAGTACACCTCTGGAGATTGATTCTTATTTTTGATTCTATTCAATAGAACATTTCGGTTTAGCTtggtttattattgttagaCTTTATAGcttctttttgtttactttttacttttactttattagaaaaatatattattttaaaCCTCCCCCACAAACAATTACTCAAAGCTAATGTTGcttctctctctctcttaCAAAATATAATCCCATGTTTATAATATACAGATGAAATGTGTAATGTATCAACAATTAACTAGATAAACTAAATCCCTAAAAGTTTTTAATGTCTATTTAGTTAGAAGTAGaaacagcagcagcagcagcttTAGCCTTTTTAGCGATTTTATCATTAGCTTTAGAACCCATGATACCACCACCCCAATGTTTTCTGTTTTCTTcgtatttttcaatgtaaTTAGCATTGATAGtagaaatcaatttagatAATTCAGCTTCATCAGCAGAATTAACTTCAGTTAaagcagcaacagcagaAGTTTTCTTGTGAACCAAAGTTCCCAATCTAGCTTTACCTTTAACAATAGCATAAGGAACACCCATTTTTTTACATAAGGCTGGTAAAAAGACAACTAATTCAATTGGATCAACATCATTAGCAATTAAAACTAATTTAgcctttttgttttcaattaatgaaacaaCATGGTTCAAACCATATTTGACAACAACTGGTTTTGGTGAAACATCTTTAGCGGTTTTACCTTCAGCAATAGCAGCAGCTTCTTTAGTtaatctttctttcttttcagcAGAAGTTTCTGGTCtatatttgtttaataatttaaaagcTTGAGCAGCAGTGTTTTTATCTAAAGTTTGAGAAAATTGAGCAATAGATGGTGGAACTTTTAATCTTAAAgataaaattttcttttgtctTTGTAATCTAACGTATTCTGGCCATTTAACAAATCTGgataaatttctttttggttgaATGGATTGACCAATACCGAAATTCTTTGGAGTGGATTCGAATAATGGGTTTTTGGATTCAGAAGATTTGGCGGATTTAGTAGCCAATGGAGCTGGAGCAACCTTTTTACCTTTTGGAGCCATTTTTAAGTGGGTTGGTATATGGATAGACTATTCGTTAAACCAGTAACaggtgaaaaatttatctttttttgttaccAAACGAGATTGAGTAAGATGGGAAATACAATGTgcgaagaagaagaaggatCATCAAATTcccaaccaaaaaaaaaaaaaattaaaggtTAGGGCTATAGCCCTAATTTAAAAAGTGCGACAATTCTTAATGTCGTACTACTATAATACACCTTGTCAAATGTCGgatttattcatttgttCTTCCGTCgggttgcaaaaaaaaaaccttaAAGGCTAACTTAAATCAAACTCATAATACAATACTTAAATTCCtaaattgtattattaaatattaaaacctatatgaataattatataataGTGTAGGACTATAGCAAGAACTAAAAGTAAATCAGCAAATCTGAAAATACGCAAACAAGCAAACATTGAAGGAAATTGAACTAGGGTATAGTTGTacttctttcttcattaatttGTTGGGGTATGATCAACCCATCTAGGATTACACCAACCTTTAACAGTAAATTGAGTTTTTGTGATTCCACTATTTGGTGCCTGACCATTGAAAACCCATTTACTATTAGGTAAAACTCCTGCAGGTTTTATACTTGGTTTTAAAGCCCATGGCATATATTTCCCCAGTTTTCTAACAATAGAATAATGGCCATCCAAGCCATTATCCAACTCGTTATGGTCGTTGTATATAATATATGGGTCActttttataaataattcGGGACTATCATCTTGACGTGGTGGTAAAATGACATTATTCCATAATTTTTCTCTTGACATATTAGATATACGATGAATATTATGTTTATAatggaatttttttatgtTAGGATGCcgtttaataattttgtatAATTCATCTTGAGTTGGTGAATTGGGTAATGTCATTGAATTACATCTAGCATTCATATCAAAAGCatataaaattaaaaatcgTGAATTGGTACGCAGTTCACGagttttatatttgatgCATTGAGATTTTTCTAAACCCAATtcatgatgatgattatgatgtTGATGGTGATGGAATGTAGTTAATTCTTCCATTGGAGTTTCTTCTGTTTCTTCTGTTTCTTCTGTTTCttctgtttcttcttcctgAACTTTTGCTTCTGGACAAGATGGTTTTTGTAATGgcaatttttcatcagtTAATCTGGGAGAATCCATAATGAATTTCAAGagattttctttattatatGAAGAAAGTTTATTACGAAACAGTCTTAAAGAAGTACttagatttgaataaatgGATTTTTTGGACGTGGATTTGatactttgttttttagAAAATAGTGATAAAGATGTTGAGGTGGGTGATGGCGAGGATGACTGTGTAGAAGGTGATGAGGAGGAGAAGGGTgtcgatgatgatgttgatgcaTTTTTAAGTAGCATGTATAAAGAATCACTAGAAGAAGATCGACGAAGAGATCTTTCCATTTCCAAAGATTgtgatattgaatttgttgtaATGGGAGAACATGATGTAGTAGTTGAAGGAAGACAAAAGACacttggtggtggtgacattgataataatgattgaGATGATATTGGAGATTGTAAACTGCTTGACATTGGATGAGATCTATTCATTGGAATACTTATACCTAAAGATGATTTGGTATTTGtataaagaaaacaatcattattaaatgaatgaTAAGAAAAAGGTATTTGATCAGATGTAGGAGACATAGTAGTAGgatctttttcaaaaacaacactataatttgaattagaTTGTGATGACAGACATGAAGTATAAGATAAATCATCtgaatcataatcatcatctaaTTCCATACTATCATCCTGATAATCTTCAAAATTGTTCTCTCCGTGACTGTTTGTGCTTGGGTTGGTATCAGTATCAGTATCATTATAGTTGTGATTCAAGGGATGATTATCTATTGAACTagtaatttgtttaatgtTGTTAATACTGaatgatttcttcattttcgTTCTCCGCTTGGGCAGATATTCACTTTGGGagtttttagttttagaCTGCTTTTGTTGTAGTAATTGTTTATCTGGTTGATAAGCactaatattattattattattattatatttctcAGTTTGTGGTAATAGTAGTTGATGTTTATGTTTCTGCATGATGcatgatgaattaattgaatctATTGATGGGTGAGACGATGATATTGAGACAGATATAGTATCTAAACTAGGATGATTCAAAGGTTGATGAGTATTAATAGCCATAATatgtataataataatataaccTTTAGGGTTTGGCTTGGGTATAagttaaaataaaaagaaaaagaaaaaaaaaaaaatgaagaatcaAGTTCTAATCtagaatatatatatatatgtatagaAGTATATTCTTATCTGTaagataaaaaaacaaaacaaaaaaaaaagattggGGACccaaagaaagagagagagagaaaattaaataattaaatattttttttaattgaagatTGGAGATTGGGTGTTTCAAACAAttatactactactactaattcaatattatgTAACTTTAATCGGATcgtttaatttttgtttttttttgtttaatctTAATTTTCTTAAACTTATTCTcttgaatttgttgttgattgtttgttgttACTTTATGGCACACATAGTTTGAATAAGTAAGTAACGTAAAATAAACTCAAGTGAAAATTAAAAagcaacaataacaatatcattaaCATCCTTCCTTCCCAACTATTAGTAAAATGGAAATGATAACtctattattgttgttgtcgttaAGGAGTAGTGCATCATTTACTAAAATTATTTTGCGTTATTTTAGGTGTCATTCCGGAGGAATTGCTTTCCACCACCCACCCCACCCCACCTCCCGCCATCATAATcttagaattgaaaaacccAAACCCAACACaaccaaacaaaacaatcaaaaaatatGGTGCCATTCATATTAGGGCCTCGAATCGCCACGTTACctaatttcttggtgtaacAACGGGGGGAATAATTCTATtgtcaaaatattttgacGTTTAAAACCAACACTACTCTATTGTTTTCTCTCGTGTTCGTCtctgttgttattattattgttttcttaTCTTATTTTACAATAGTTGCATATtaagaattggaaaaatttcaCCTTATTGTTGGAATTTCTAACCAAGAACACACTTATTATATGGAACTAATAGTCCGCAATAATCTACCTACAACAAGTTATAGAACGTATTAGTTgctaaagaaaaatgttACTCTTAAAGAAAGTGAAGTAGCAATTCATTTGAGTCTGGTCAACTCCggaaaacaaatttataaagTTTATCTAACAAGAAACATCTTCAAGATCCTCACtcaagaaaatttcaaaaaattgccGTACTAAATATCCAGATATGGCAATTCTTACCgctaaaaaaaagaaataaacatcaacaaccattggtttttgaattattttctGTATTTTCactgaaattttcaatattgcTAGGTTTGTAACACTGATGGTTTAGAaaatgtgtgtgtgtggaTGTAGTCCAGCCGGATATTCCTTCTATTTCCTCCTCCTCTCACCTATTGTTCTTTATGTTTAAGTAAAAGTACCACCAACCGATACCACCgcaataacaacaacaacaacaataggAAGTTAATAACGTCAAGTGCATCAATAGAGTGAGAGTGTTTAAACCCGCCTCAATCAATAAACATCGCCTATTGGTCAAGATTTCTTACCTCTCcaaatttcttcttccccaacaaaatcaccaagaagttagacACGCATAGAATAGAATAATAGtatctatctatctattTATCTACCACacacaaaatcaaaaatttttcttttttaaaccCAATTAAAAAAGGACTAACAATTTCAAGTCAAGATAAGTAATAATGTTAGGATTGTAGTGCTGAGGACTGCATAGAAGGTGATTCTTCATGTATTGTCTTTAGCGGGGATATCGGTTAAGCTAGTGAACCTCCGACTTATGGTCATTGACGTTCTTGAGCCAATCAGAACCATCTTTGTCTTACCCCCCATAAGCTAGAAGTGGAGAAGACCGAATGTGGGTTCGGTGTTATCGGATTAACgtaatataaatatgaGTTGGAATCCCCCTGGGATTGAGCTGGGAAAGAGAACGAATGGATCTGGATTACATAATCGTACCTATATAGTTAATATACACTACCCCCATACAGTGTTTattacaaataataataaattaccaCCAAATAATTCTTCTACATCAACTAgtaaccaaaaaataaagtgcattattgaaattactTCATCTGGCCTAACAAACCTAGTTGATCTAATATTAGAATTACTAAAGTCTGGCCCATCCATCCATCCATCCATTCATAGAAAAAAGCCccctttcttcttcacaTCCAGCTTTTTAGCGTGcatattaatgataaaacTTCAAACATATTGTTGTATAATTTACATTACtctactaccaccaccacctacTTACTTATCTCTATAACATTTGTCGTCTAGTATGACTCACAtttatatcatcatcattatcgCTTtcgaaatcaaattcattcaatGCCCGCATTTCAAATGCTTCTTGGTCATCAATGAAATCAccagtagtagtggtgCTACTGCTGGTACCGGTACCGGTACCACCACCCCCACTTAGAGGATTATATTTTgctttatatttttcaccTGATCTTTTACCTTTATCTTTACGTTTTGTTCTTAATCCTCTAATTTTAACTCTTTTAGTTGGACTTGTGGCAtaaaattcatcaaatattCTCGTAATATCTTCTAATTCAACCCCTTTAGTTTCTggataaaataataataccacAATAACACTCAAAACACAAGAACTAGCAGGGAATAAATACATTGCccatttaatttcttgttttaaaaTAGGGGTCATTaatccaacaacaaaattacTAAACCAATTACATGATACTGCTAATGATGCCCCCTTTGATCTTACTGATAATGGATATGATTCACTCAGTAATAAAAATGGGATAGGACCAAACCCAAAACCAAATGATGcattataaataataacaaatacTGCCACTACTGATGGAGTAtatgatttatttatatgCATAAAAGCTGCGActaaaaacaaacaaatggCCATGGCTATACCACTAGTTATTAATATAGGTCTTCGACCCCAAGAATCTACTAAAAACCAAGTAGGTAtagttgataataaataaataattccATTTATTCCTGTCATTAATAAAGCATTAGCATTATCAAAACCAGCTTGTTCAAACACTAAAGGAGCATAAtaagaaataatattaatacCATTAAATTGAGcaaaaattaatgatgaaCAAGCAACAAATACTCGAATTTTATAATGAGTTAATAAATGTTTCCAAGTTCTTTGCAGTTTTGGAGTAGTGATTCTTTCTTGTAATATAGAATTTTTAATCATGAAAAATTCagattttggttttgtcGATTCCACATGAGAATCATATAATAATGCTAATACATGGAATCCTTGTTGATCCATATCATTATCTAATAACCAACGAGGTGATTCAACAATGAAAAACCCACCAAGAAACAACACAAAGGCAATAACCACTTGAATGAATAATGGTAATCTCCAACTCAAATTAGCTGTGAATGAATGAGGTTGATTACGAGAATCACCAATATCTTGAATAAAATAAGATAAATACCCGACCCATACACTTAGTGCATAACCAGTGATATTACCAGTAAATTCTCCGCATACTAATTTCCCTCGTTCTTCACTAGGACTAATTTCACATTGATAAGAAGGAACAATCGTAGATAAAATCCCTACACCCATCCCTGAAAAAACTCTTCCAATGGccaatataaaaatattggGACAAAAAGCTTGTAATGATCCACCAAtcataaatataaatgttcctaataataatgttcGTTTCCGACCAAATTTATCGGATAATTTCGCTACCATAATTGAACTTATCATGGCCCCGATTTCTTGAATTGATATAACAATTCCAATAGTAGCAGCACTAGgttgattgaaatatttattaaatgtaTCAAATGCTAAAAGTGATGATACAACCCCTTGAGAATAACCAAATAAACTAACAAATAAACTAACAAATCCCGAAGTGAAATAAACTAATCGTTTACCtttgaaatttaatttcaatgtGTATcgtttattatcaaaatcaatattatgaTAACTATTACCGAAATTGTCGGTGAATGAATTTATATCCGATgatagtgatgatgatgaaagaccatctccttcttcttcatcatcatcatcactatttttgaattgaattggttCAAACATGTCATcatcgtcttcttcttcctcttcctcttcatcttcatctttaaattcattatGATTAGTTGTtggtttttgaaaattatcCTTGTTATTATTGCGTTGATTACTAAAtcgattattattattattattattagtaatGTTGTTATTGCTATTTGACGGTGATGATGAACTAACAGTAGTAACATCTTGATTAGATGATTCTTGAAAGCCAGAACTCTGATTGTCGTCgttgtttttttgcatggtggtagtggtggtggtaatagtattatcatcgtcatcatcattattttcgGTTACGAAAAGTGTCGAggtatcattatcaataatattccCATCATTAAATGGATTATCTAtagtttcaattctttcatATGACATAATGATTCTTTTTGTCTAATCATCTAAATATGAGGAAATGAAGGAGTGGGGGGGGAAGACctaaacaatttaaaaatattatcaagtTATTGAATGGTTGGGAGTTTTCTCTctttattgtttcaaagactaataaattaatataaaCTGTAGTGGGAGGGAAAGATACTTGGCTTGGCTcgtagttgtagttgtagttgtagttgtagttgttgttgttgtctaATTTAAAAGCAAGAAAAGCAAGCCTAACACTATATGCAGGAGAAAAGGGGTTTCTTGTATATTTTGTGGCTATGACCTCactataaatatattgCCGACAATTAAACACATTCTCTATCTCGTGTTAACGAAATTTTCTATTATACATGCATCAATAATCTTCCTTTATGTAAAATTCTAgacatttttaattataaGCCTACAAATAACAAGAAGGAGATCAAGTTTTTAGGTAATTAGattattgatcaaattttatTCGTAACTATTAAATTGGTCGTGTATAAAAAAAGTCAAAAGGGGATTTAAGTTCTCCTACCCAAAAATACACGACCAAGATGACTCAAATTTATATGGGGGTACCACCACCCCCACCACAACTGACTCAAAGAATATTGATCCAATAATAGTAGATAAAGCTAacttttatattttattaatatgaatatatatatatatgtatatatgtatatgtataCATCAGTTTGTCTATATACTATAAGTCCAATTATAATGTGGGGTTTACCCTTTGaatatctttctttttgggaAGGATGTTTCCTCCCTCTCCTCCCTTATgcagatttttttttcaaataactTTCAATATAGAAAGCAGTGAATAATGCAGttaatggtaataaataaagaacattaattaaaatagGTAATGCTTGATCTGGAGTACTAATACAACTAACccatttcaaattatcgGGACTAATGACATGACTAGTATCAACAATCCAAACAAATGAATGTAAAATGGCAATTGaaccaccaacaataaattgaGTGATTTGCATCGTTGTCAAGattcttttgaaaaaattgggtactctaattttcaaacaacttaatgaaaaataaaaatacattaatgaatgaataaatgaattaaataccacaaaaatccaaattggTGGAGATTGATATCTAATACCGGCCCACATACACATCATAGCCCCAGCATGATGATAACTTTGTAAAAGTGAACTTGGTCTTCcttttaataaaataatgGCAGTATCTAAAACTTCataaaatttggaaatatAAAACCACCAACCAAATACTTCTAAATTATGTAAACCTTTTTCATTAGTTAAAAGTCTTGAAAAAATCCCAATTTTAGGATCACATACTGAATGAAGGAAAATATCTAATTTTTTAGGTTGATAATTAACTAATGATTGTAAAAAATTGCCttcaaataaattcattGTGGTGGCAATAGTATGTGACATACCTAAAAATGtccaaattgaatataaacATAAGAAAACATTAtgtaaaaaaacaaataatttgaaaattgaagtTTTAGCAATTGAGTTAGGAACCGTTggtaaaattttttgtaattttttatcaTCCAATTTAGTTATGTCGACTTTTGATTCTGAAGAAGTTTTGGAGTTGTATTTagcaatttgtttatttctaataattgaattaatgaaatgaaCCGAAgtgaaataaataatggCAATGGTTAAAGGAGTAGTTACATTCATTGATGCATagtatattttatttaaaaattcattcTCAAATGGACTTGGAGGAACTGGTGTATCGAATGGTGGGAAAGTTTTCCATACCTCAGCATTTggtaatttgaattttgcCAACATTATAATAGATAAAGCaagaatatttattataaaaagagagaagaaagaaagaaagaaagaaacaaacaaacaaagaaacaaatcaaaaagaaaaagagagcGGAAAGGGTTCTCtaaatacaaaataaaagaaattccTTTTactttatatatattttaatcGGCATTGACCAAATAATTGGTAAGGTTTGCCGTGAATATTTATTGTATGTGGGTGGGTGAGTTTATTGTTGTCTTGCTACCAAAATCGAAATTCTCATTTCATCTCATCTCAAAATAGACTAACGATTATTCGctcaaacaaaaaaagtaCCAAGAAAACATATTACCGAATTAAGtaccaccactactactattactgtTGTTTGTAGTTTCATTTACGTGttgattaatttaataaacCGATATTGAACTGTAATTTTGTGTAGTAGTTTCAACTATTGCTGAATATagagaatttttttttttgttgagcAAGCAAGAGGCtaattaaatattgaatGAAGTATTGATAATGTGTCTATTGTTCTTTCGATATGGTGCATAATACTTACAATAGGcggggggggggggaatAAGAAATGAACAAGAGACGAGCAAATTCCAAggagtagtagtagtagtagtagttagCAGTCACAACTAGTAGAGTATGGTTATTATTGGATCAAAAGTTTGgcctgttgttgttgttgttgttgttgtttttgctcaacaaaaaaatatggaaaggaaagaaaaggaaaggatgatttaatttgtg
The sequence above is a segment of the Candida albicans SC5314 chromosome 3, complete sequence genome. Coding sequences within it:
- a CDS encoding uncharacterized protein (Predicted fatty acid acyl transferase-related protein domain; repressed by prostaglandins), whose amino-acid sequence is MLAKFKLPNAEVWKTFPPFDTPVPPSPFENEFLNKIYYASMNVTTPLTIAIIYFTSVHFINSIIRNKQIAKYNSKTSSESKVDITKLDDKKLQKILPTVPNSIAKTSIFKLFVFLHNVFLCLYSIWTFLGMSHTIATTMNLFEGNFLQSLVNYQPKKLDIFLHSVCDPKIGIFSRLLTNEKGLHNLEVFGWWFYISKFYEVLDTAIILLKGRPSSLLQSYHHAGAMMCMWAGIRYQSPPIWIFVVFNSFIHSLMYFYFSLSCLKIRVPNFFKRILTTMQITQFIVGGSIAILHSFVWIVDTSHVISPDNLKWVSCISTPDQALPILINVLYLLPLTALFTAFYIESYLKKKSA
- the HGT5 gene encoding Hgt5p (Putative glucose transporter of the major facilitator superfamily; the C. albicans glucose transporter family comprises 20 members; 12 probable membrane-spanning segments, extended N terminus; expressed in rich medium; Hap43p-repressed); the encoded protein is MSYERIETIDNPFNDGNIIDNDTSTLFVTENNDDDDDNTITTTTTTMQKNNDDNQSSGFQESSNQDVTTVSSSSPSNSNNNITNNNNNNNRFSNQRNNNKDNFQKPTTNHNEFKDEDEEEEEEEDDDDMFEPIQFKNSDDDDEEEGDGLSSSSLSSDINSFTDNFGNSYHNIDFDNKRYTLKLNFKGKRLVYFTSGFVSLFVSLFGYSQGVVSSLLAFDTFNKYFNQPSAATIGIVISIQEIGAMISSIMVAKLSDKFGRKRTLLLGTFIFMIGGSLQAFCPNIFILAIGRVFSGMGVGILSTIVPSYQCEISPSEERGKLVCGEFTGNITGYALSVWVGYLSYFIQDIGDSRNQPHSFTANLSWRLPLFIQVVIAFVLFLGGFFIVESPRWLLDNDMDQQGFHVLALLYDSHVESTKPKSEFFMIKNSILQERITTPKSQRTWKHLLTHYKIRVFVACSSLIFAQFNGINIISYYAPLVFEQAGFDNANALLMTGINGIIYLLSTIPTWFLVDSWGRRPILITSGIAMAICLFLVAAFMHINKSYTPSVVAVFVIIYNASFGFGFGPIPFLLSSESYPLSVRSKGASLAVSCNWFSNFVVGLMTPILKQEIKWAMYLFPASSCVLSVIVVLLFYPETKGVELEDITRIFDEFYATSPTKRVKIRGLRTKRKDKGKRSGEKYKAKYNPLSGGGGTGTGTSSSTTTTGDFIDDQEAFEMRALNEFDFESDNDDDINVSHTRRQML